The Enteractinococcus fodinae genome has a segment encoding these proteins:
- a CDS encoding YceI family protein produces MTTLTAGKWTLDTSHSEAMFSVRHAGISRVRGNFEDFSGSAEFTENLDGSVIQAEVMAASINTRNEGRDEHLRGEDFFDVANHPVLKFESLTVTDFDGEEFNLTGNLTIRGVTKKVEFKGEFGGQTVDAFGMTRAGFEATTEISREDFGLTWNAPLEAGGFLVSDKVRITLDVSFTKDED; encoded by the coding sequence ATGACAACATTGACCGCAGGTAAATGGACACTCGACACTTCCCACTCGGAAGCCATGTTCAGCGTGCGCCACGCTGGCATCTCGCGCGTTCGCGGGAACTTCGAGGACTTCTCCGGAAGCGCTGAATTCACTGAAAACCTTGACGGCTCGGTCATTCAGGCCGAAGTTATGGCCGCATCGATCAACACCCGCAACGAAGGTCGCGATGAGCACCTGCGCGGCGAAGACTTCTTCGATGTTGCCAACCACCCGGTCCTGAAATTCGAATCCCTGACCGTCACCGACTTCGACGGTGAAGAGTTCAACCTCACCGGCAACCTCACCATCCGTGGCGTGACTAAAAAAGTCGAATTCAAAGGCGAATTTGGCGGTCAGACCGTTGATGCGTTCGGTATGACCCGCGCAGGTTTCGAAGCGACCACCGAAATCTCCCGTGAAGACTTCGGTCTGACCTGGAACGCTCCGCTTGAAGCCGGTGGCTTCCTGGTCTCGGATAAGGTCCGCATCACGCTGGACGTTTCCTTCACCAAAGACGAAGACTAA
- a CDS encoding uracil-xanthine permease family protein, whose protein sequence is MAASFRKRWGLAWDIHGDGKSITPGEVVKPDERLAAPQTIGIGLQHVMAMFGATVLVPALTGFPPTAALFFSGIGTLLFLIITKGKVPSYLGSSFAFIAPLTAATSMHSIGAASGGILVTGVALVIIGFIVHKAGTRWIHAVMPPAVMGTILALIGLNLAGATTDGMQEVPLTTFGTTAAVIIAAVLFRGFLGRLSILIGIVVGYLLALAQDEIDFQPVADAAWIGLPAFHTPEFRFDVLFLFLPVVFVLVAENIGHVRTVGLMTHRNLDPHNGRALIGDGIATMLSGTGGGVGTTTYAENIGVMASSRIYSTAAYWIAGFVAICLAFFPKFGALIATIPMGVAAGAGIILYGMIGIMGARIWVNNKVDFSNTINLMAAGAGLIIAIADPVIDIGGMQFGGIALGTIAVLGIYHIMSAIARWRDTAPIEQLDDTPATVGGPGRVE, encoded by the coding sequence ATGGCAGCATCTTTCCGCAAGCGATGGGGTTTGGCCTGGGATATTCACGGGGATGGGAAATCCATCACCCCCGGCGAGGTGGTCAAACCGGATGAGCGGTTGGCAGCACCGCAAACCATCGGGATCGGTTTACAACACGTGATGGCCATGTTTGGCGCGACCGTGCTGGTGCCCGCGCTGACCGGTTTTCCACCGACGGCGGCGCTGTTCTTTTCCGGGATCGGTACGTTATTGTTCTTGATCATTACCAAGGGCAAGGTGCCCAGTTACCTGGGTTCCTCATTTGCGTTCATCGCCCCGCTCACCGCAGCTACCTCCATGCATTCGATTGGTGCGGCCTCGGGCGGGATTCTGGTCACCGGTGTTGCGCTGGTGATCATCGGGTTCATCGTGCATAAGGCCGGTACCCGATGGATTCATGCGGTCATGCCACCGGCGGTCATGGGCACCATTTTGGCGCTGATTGGGTTGAACCTGGCCGGGGCAACCACTGACGGCATGCAAGAGGTCCCGTTGACCACCTTCGGGACCACGGCGGCCGTGATCATTGCAGCGGTGCTCTTCCGGGGCTTTCTGGGGCGGTTATCCATCCTGATCGGCATTGTCGTTGGCTATCTGCTGGCGCTGGCACAGGACGAAATTGATTTCCAGCCGGTCGCCGACGCCGCATGGATCGGGCTCCCCGCCTTCCACACGCCCGAATTCCGGTTCGATGTCTTATTCTTATTCCTACCGGTGGTGTTCGTACTGGTTGCCGAAAACATCGGGCATGTGCGCACGGTCGGTCTCATGACCCACAGGAACTTGGATCCGCATAACGGCCGGGCGCTGATCGGCGATGGGATCGCGACCATGCTGTCCGGGACCGGCGGTGGCGTGGGGACCACCACCTATGCCGAAAATATCGGGGTCATGGCGTCCTCGAGGATTTATTCGACGGCTGCCTACTGGATCGCCGGGTTCGTGGCGATATGCCTCGCGTTCTTCCCGAAATTTGGTGCGCTTATTGCGACCATTCCGATGGGGGTAGCCGCCGGGGCGGGCATTATTTTATACGGCATGATCGGGATCATGGGCGCCCGCATCTGGGTCAACAACAAGGTGGATTTCTCCAACACCATCAACCTCATGGCCGCCGGCGCGGGGCTGATCATCGCCATCGCCGATCCGGTCATTGACATAGGCGGCATGCAATTCGGTGGCATCGCGCTGGGGACCATCGCCGTGTTGGGCATCTATCACATCATGTCGGCCATTGCCCGGTGGCGCGACACCGCACCCATCGAACAGCTCGACGACACACCGGCCACCGTCGGTGGGCCCGGTCGCGTCGAATAA
- a CDS encoding LysR family transcriptional regulator substrate-binding protein: MTDQAVETLFLSTIPGATPSKWAHRFKARGSVVQLVTQDEQSQTLFLHPHDPPRYLPQLGYLRWRADQTWQDLVAADGLDPDEIHVVRLYDEAPVVMVSKDHLLAAWTEDDGEVTAEELAGETFWDPKDYASEPVTDPLDTPEEVAAGERMAIQLAATGSGYTLLPASVARMFGQKDVLVLPTNVHPGWEVGLAWRKAADSELIQDFIGVTKGRRPRSSR, translated from the coding sequence ATGACTGACCAGGCCGTTGAGACACTATTTCTTTCCACCATCCCGGGGGCGACCCCGTCCAAGTGGGCCCACCGTTTCAAAGCACGGGGCTCTGTCGTCCAGCTAGTCACCCAAGATGAGCAGTCCCAAACGTTGTTTTTACACCCCCATGACCCGCCGCGCTATTTGCCTCAGCTGGGGTATCTGCGCTGGCGAGCAGATCAGACTTGGCAGGACCTTGTCGCGGCCGATGGTCTGGACCCCGACGAGATTCACGTGGTGCGCCTCTACGACGAAGCACCCGTGGTCATGGTCTCCAAGGATCACCTGTTGGCGGCCTGGACCGAGGACGATGGTGAAGTCACTGCCGAAGAATTGGCCGGGGAGACCTTTTGGGATCCGAAAGACTATGCCTCCGAACCGGTCACGGATCCGCTGGATACCCCCGAAGAAGTAGCCGCGGGGGAGCGGATGGCCATTCAACTGGCTGCTACCGGCTCGGGTTACACGCTGTTGCCGGCCTCGGTCGCGCGCATGTTCGGGCAAAAGGACGTGCTAGTGCTGCCAACCAATGTGCACCCGGGATGGGAAGTTGGGCTGGCCTGGCGCAAGGCCGCCGACTCGGAGCTGATCCAGGATTTCATTGGCGTGACCAAAGGCCGCCGGCCGCGCTCCAGCCGCTAG
- a CDS encoding aldehyde dehydrogenase family protein codes for MTTGAHETLSARMADLRAFAATRATHSRSYRMDQLKGLRELFEDYATDLQDTLWHDIGKSTAQTNQTEFWPVKDEIAHAMLHLTDWMEPQPRSIPYALRPGKAMVKPRPLGIVGIVGNWTHPFYTLMAPLVGAVAAGNCLVLKPSMHTPRTAKLLGKVLPEYLNPRSIITVTGGEETLDELATQPLDHLFFTGSEGLGRRVYTTAAQHLIPVTLQLGGKSPVIVVDGSDWKTIGRRIAYGKFTNAGQSMVSPDYLLAVGHDVAAKVKDAVIDAIEEFYGPTPAKSTQYGRLITSEHTQHLVDLIQATLKGSVDATPARLVYGGKYHTDAAFLAPTILADVHPNSAVMQEQILGPILPILVVDTYEEAVELVNAKPTAPAAYLFSERRRIRKDFMHRINAGAAVMNVTVIQAALPSMPHNFTGAAGFGTWGGYESFRLFSQYRTHFYKPTQLDTLQAAYPPDPTYGQRFIDKLR; via the coding sequence ATGACCACTGGTGCCCACGAAACCCTCTCCGCCAGGATGGCAGACCTGCGAGCCTTCGCCGCCACCCGGGCAACACATTCGCGCTCCTACCGCATGGACCAGCTCAAGGGGCTGCGTGAATTATTCGAAGATTACGCGACCGATCTTCAAGACACCTTATGGCATGATATTGGCAAGTCCACCGCTCAGACGAATCAGACGGAATTTTGGCCGGTCAAAGATGAAATCGCTCATGCGATGTTGCATCTGACCGACTGGATGGAACCACAGCCGCGATCGATCCCGTACGCGCTGCGGCCTGGCAAAGCCATGGTGAAACCCAGACCGCTGGGTATTGTTGGCATCGTGGGCAACTGGACCCACCCGTTCTACACGTTGATGGCGCCCTTAGTTGGAGCGGTCGCGGCCGGCAACTGTCTAGTGCTGAAACCCTCGATGCACACCCCTCGCACTGCCAAGCTGTTGGGCAAGGTGCTGCCGGAATATCTCAACCCGCGGTCTATTATCACCGTTACCGGCGGCGAAGAGACGCTCGATGAGTTAGCAACCCAACCCCTGGATCACCTATTTTTCACCGGTTCGGAAGGTTTAGGGCGCCGTGTCTACACCACCGCAGCTCAGCATCTGATCCCGGTGACATTACAGCTGGGTGGAAAATCTCCGGTAATCGTCGTGGATGGCAGCGACTGGAAAACTATTGGACGCCGGATTGCCTACGGTAAGTTCACCAACGCAGGGCAGAGCATGGTCAGCCCGGACTATTTATTAGCCGTGGGACATGATGTCGCCGCGAAGGTCAAAGACGCTGTTATCGACGCGATTGAAGAGTTCTACGGACCGACTCCCGCCAAATCCACGCAATACGGTCGCCTCATTACGTCCGAGCACACCCAACATTTGGTGGATCTCATTCAAGCCACCCTCAAGGGATCAGTCGATGCGACCCCTGCCCGGTTGGTCTACGGCGGAAAATACCACACCGACGCGGCGTTTCTGGCCCCCACCATCCTGGCTGATGTCCACCCGAATTCGGCGGTGATGCAAGAACAAATTCTCGGGCCAATCCTGCCGATCCTCGTGGTGGACACCTACGAGGAAGCCGTCGAACTCGTCAATGCCAAACCTACCGCTCCGGCAGCGTACCTGTTCTCCGAGCGACGCCGCATCCGCAAGGACTTTATGCACCGGATTAACGCGGGTGCAGCCGTCATGAACGTCACCGTCATTCAGGCAGCCCTGCCATCAATGCCCCATAACTTCACTGGGGCAGCCGGTTTTGGCACGTGGGGCGGGTACGAGAGCTTCCGGCTCTTTTCGCAATACCGTACGCACTTCTATAAGCCCACCCAGCTCGATACCCTCCAGGCGGCGTATCCGCCTGACCCAACCTACGGGCAGCGGTTCATCGACAAACTCCGCTAA
- a CDS encoding HAD family hydrolase, producing the protein MPKHLAHHGAEVERDEIGHPVVRPQLIATDLDGTIIPYTETHTGYVSPRTLAAFAAAIGAGIGVAFVTGRPMRWMPALAPLLGPMGPAIVSNGAVIYDMNADRVLEAHPMDQHLVADVTNQLRGLFSGAIFGAETLTGLIMEPNFIPASARAAAREVDQVVAATAEPTNTVAVRSSRWIETDYITDRLDEHPEVVKLMVKVHGHDPDELLMAVRAHFGSLVQVTHSVPGVALLEISRGDVHKASTLADYAASLGIHANDVVAFGDQRNDEQMLRWAGTGYALKSGHPDLLAQADVVAPACDDDGVAEMIEHLLTLPE; encoded by the coding sequence ATGCCTAAGCATTTGGCGCATCACGGTGCCGAAGTCGAACGCGACGAGATCGGTCACCCGGTGGTGCGGCCACAACTGATCGCCACAGACCTGGACGGTACGATCATCCCGTACACCGAAACCCACACCGGGTATGTATCGCCGCGGACCCTGGCGGCTTTTGCGGCGGCCATCGGGGCTGGAATCGGGGTGGCGTTTGTCACCGGGCGTCCCATGCGGTGGATGCCAGCTTTGGCGCCCCTGCTCGGTCCGATGGGACCGGCGATCGTATCCAATGGTGCCGTGATTTATGACATGAACGCCGATCGAGTGCTCGAAGCCCACCCAATGGACCAGCACCTGGTCGCCGATGTGACGAACCAGCTGCGAGGCCTCTTTTCGGGAGCGATCTTTGGCGCCGAAACCCTCACCGGGCTCATCATGGAACCCAATTTCATCCCGGCATCGGCTCGTGCTGCTGCCCGTGAAGTCGATCAGGTCGTGGCCGCCACCGCTGAACCGACCAACACCGTCGCCGTCCGGTCTTCACGCTGGATCGAAACCGACTACATCACCGACCGACTCGATGAGCACCCCGAAGTCGTCAAATTGATGGTCAAAGTTCATGGCCACGACCCCGACGAGCTGCTCATGGCAGTCCGGGCCCACTTTGGCTCATTGGTGCAAGTGACCCACTCGGTGCCCGGAGTCGCACTGTTAGAAATCTCCCGCGGGGATGTGCATAAAGCCTCGACCCTGGCGGACTATGCGGCCAGCCTGGGCATCCATGCCAACGACGTGGTTGCTTTTGGCGATCAACGCAATGATGAACAAATGCTGCGCTGGGCCGGCACCGGATATGCGTTGAAGTCAGGTCATCCCGACCTACTGGCCCAAGCCGATGTCGTTGCGCCGGCCTGTGACGATGACGGCGTCGCAGAAATGATCGAACATCTCCTGACCTTGCCCGAATAG